Proteins encoded in a region of the Corynebacterium breve genome:
- a CDS encoding DUF2218 domain-containing protein, with the protein MSETITSTARVRTDRPGRYGKQLASHFGKKIDSQWDAEAQRGHLTFPSNADDLPAVTCDMIAGDNVLMLSLDGETETVIRLERVVAVHLIRFGAKDALEVKWTRTGGEEAHFTIADVEQK; encoded by the coding sequence ATGAGTGAGACAATTACTTCGACCGCACGGGTGCGAACTGACCGCCCGGGGCGCTATGGCAAGCAGCTAGCGTCGCACTTTGGCAAGAAGATCGACTCACAATGGGACGCAGAGGCCCAGCGCGGGCATCTAACTTTCCCGTCGAATGCAGACGATCTTCCAGCAGTTACTTGCGACATGATCGCAGGAGACAACGTCTTGATGCTCAGCCTCGACGGTGAGACAGAGACCGTGATTCGCTTAGAGCGCGTTGTTGCAGTCCATCTCATTCGCTTCGGTGCGAAAGACGCATTGGAAGTGAAATGGACTCGCACAGGTGGCGAGGAAGCTCACTTCACAATTGCAGATGTTGAGCAGAAATAG
- a CDS encoding hemolysin family protein has product MSIALNLLLVLVFVLIGGVFAATEMALVSLRESQIKRLERGSGAAQTVAGLARDSGLFLSAVQIGVTFAGFFSSAFGASTVAPQIAPVLIGWGLNEAWANGVALVGMTLVVSYLSLVLGELVPKRIAMQKAEGVALIVAPPLKVFAQLMRPVIWVINTSSNGLLRLLGFDPDARTEEMSTEEVRDIVSSHDGLAAAEREMLDDVFEAGEKLVGEVMRHRSDMVAFDANLSVGDATQEISGQPYSRYPVFRESIDEVLGFVHVRDVLEHAARGENDVVLSQIARPIAQFPSSLRVPQALGQMKADGHHIAIVVDEYGGTDGMVTLEDLLEELVGEIWDEYDKDEKKAVMALHESRLIDGATSLEDFRDSTGISLEDGPYETVAGWMLAKLGRLAVTGDVAGIDATLTKDTDDDTPGIHYQLEVVEISGNRIVALKLLKTISN; this is encoded by the coding sequence ATGAGCATTGCTCTGAACCTCCTCTTGGTTTTGGTCTTCGTCCTGATAGGAGGTGTATTCGCGGCCACAGAAATGGCATTGGTCAGCCTCCGCGAATCACAAATCAAACGCCTCGAGCGGGGAAGTGGCGCTGCACAGACTGTGGCAGGCTTGGCCCGTGACTCGGGGCTTTTCTTGTCCGCGGTGCAAATCGGCGTGACATTTGCGGGCTTCTTTTCTTCAGCATTCGGCGCGTCGACGGTAGCTCCCCAAATTGCTCCGGTACTTATTGGCTGGGGTTTGAATGAAGCATGGGCAAATGGCGTTGCGCTGGTTGGCATGACGCTTGTGGTGTCGTATCTCTCACTTGTTTTGGGTGAGCTCGTTCCCAAGCGGATTGCGATGCAAAAGGCGGAAGGCGTCGCGTTGATTGTGGCGCCGCCACTCAAGGTGTTCGCCCAACTCATGCGGCCTGTGATTTGGGTAATTAATACGTCGTCGAATGGCCTGTTGCGTTTGCTTGGTTTCGATCCTGATGCTCGAACGGAAGAGATGAGCACGGAGGAGGTTCGAGATATTGTCAGCTCACATGATGGGCTGGCAGCGGCCGAACGCGAGATGCTGGATGATGTATTCGAAGCGGGGGAAAAGCTGGTCGGTGAAGTGATGCGGCATCGCTCCGACATGGTCGCGTTCGACGCGAATCTCTCTGTGGGAGATGCTACTCAAGAGATTTCGGGACAGCCGTACTCGCGGTACCCAGTCTTTCGTGAATCGATTGACGAGGTCCTTGGTTTTGTCCACGTTCGCGATGTGCTGGAGCATGCCGCGCGAGGTGAAAATGATGTCGTATTGAGTCAGATTGCCCGTCCGATCGCGCAGTTCCCGTCGTCGTTACGCGTGCCCCAGGCGCTTGGGCAGATGAAGGCGGATGGTCACCACATCGCCATCGTTGTCGACGAATATGGCGGCACCGACGGCATGGTCACGTTGGAGGATTTGCTGGAAGAGCTCGTGGGCGAAATCTGGGATGAATACGACAAGGATGAGAAGAAGGCGGTTATGGCGCTGCACGAGTCGCGACTGATCGATGGCGCGACCAGCCTAGAGGATTTCCGCGATTCCACCGGGATTTCTTTGGAGGATGGCCCCTACGAGACGGTTGCCGGCTGGATGCTGGCCAAATTGGGCCGTCTTGCTGTCACCGGCGATGTTGCGGGGATTGACGCAACTCTGACCAAAGACACTGACGACGACACCCCTGGCATCCATTACCAACTCGAGGTTGTAGAGATCAGCGGTAACCGCATAGTGGCACTGAAACTCCTCAAGACAATTTCCAACTAG
- a CDS encoding ATP-binding cassette domain-containing protein — MTTNAARDSISDSSVHPADSHDAIVVSGANENNLRNVSLTIPKRRLTVFAGLSGSGKSSLVFSTIAAESRRLINETYSSFVQGFMPSMARPDVNALEGITTAIIVDQEQMGANIRSTVGTATDATAMLRVLFSRIAEPNAGGPGAYSFNVPSVSGGGAMTDSRGNKKVIKNYKRTGGMCPRCEGTGRVSHIDEDAVVDPSLSINDGAIQIPGYKVDSWSWRQYAESELYPADVPVKDFTEKQRHDLLYMEPTKMKFAGINATYEGLIPKITKSMLSKEREGLQKHVREFVDKAATFIACPDCGGTRLAAHALESKINGKNIAELCAMEVADLAEWFRTVDDPQVTPLITALQETLDNFVTIGLGYLSLDRASSTLSGGEAQRIKMIRHLGSALSDVTYVFDEPTAGLHPHDIDRMNQLLIQLRDKGNTVLVVEHKPQTIEIADRVVELGPGAGNHGGEICFEGTVDELRHASTVTGEHLKTRFTLKLDDDIRSPQGFIEIRGASTNNLRNIDVDIPRGVLTVLTGVAGSGKSSLIASLPHDDNTVWVDQASITGSRRSNPATYTGALEPIRKAFAKEHGVKPALFSPNSEGACQNCKGAGVVYVDLGFMQGTDVVCEVCEGKRFDEAVLEYELGGKNIAEVLNMSAETAVEFCTDNKIRTAAKTCQHLIDVGLGYITLGQPLSTLSGGERQRLKLASHLNDKATLYVLDEPTTGLHVADVQALVSLFDRLVDSGATVVVIEHHPGVISQADHIIDVGPGAGSQGGRIVVQGTPTTVAQHPDSVTGRYLNLST, encoded by the coding sequence ATGACAACAAATGCTGCACGCGATTCGATTTCGGATTCCTCCGTGCACCCCGCAGACTCCCACGATGCCATCGTCGTTAGTGGTGCAAACGAGAACAATCTGCGTAACGTGTCCCTGACAATTCCCAAGCGGCGCCTAACGGTATTCGCGGGCTTGTCCGGTTCCGGTAAGTCGTCGTTAGTGTTTTCCACCATCGCCGCGGAGTCGCGTCGCCTGATCAATGAGACGTACTCGTCCTTTGTCCAGGGATTTATGCCGAGCATGGCACGGCCCGATGTCAATGCGCTCGAGGGAATCACCACCGCGATCATTGTCGATCAAGAGCAGATGGGTGCCAATATTCGCTCCACCGTGGGCACCGCCACCGACGCGACCGCCATGCTACGCGTGCTGTTTTCCCGTATCGCTGAGCCCAACGCAGGAGGCCCCGGCGCCTACTCCTTCAACGTGCCGTCCGTGTCAGGCGGAGGAGCCATGACGGACTCCCGTGGCAACAAGAAGGTGATCAAGAACTACAAGCGCACCGGCGGTATGTGTCCTAGGTGTGAGGGCACCGGCAGAGTCAGCCACATCGATGAAGATGCCGTTGTCGATCCTTCCCTTTCCATCAACGACGGCGCCATCCAAATTCCCGGTTACAAAGTCGACTCATGGTCGTGGCGACAGTATGCGGAGTCCGAGCTCTACCCGGCTGACGTTCCAGTCAAGGATTTCACCGAAAAACAACGCCACGATCTGTTGTACATGGAACCCACCAAAATGAAGTTCGCCGGAATCAATGCCACCTATGAGGGTCTGATTCCAAAAATCACCAAGTCCATGCTGTCGAAGGAACGTGAAGGGCTACAAAAGCACGTGCGCGAGTTCGTCGATAAGGCAGCTACTTTCATTGCGTGTCCGGACTGTGGTGGCACCAGGCTCGCAGCGCACGCGCTGGAATCCAAAATCAACGGGAAGAACATCGCAGAGTTGTGCGCGATGGAAGTGGCTGATCTAGCGGAATGGTTCCGCACCGTTGACGATCCGCAGGTTACGCCGCTGATCACCGCGTTACAAGAGACTCTGGACAATTTTGTCACCATCGGCCTGGGTTATTTAAGCCTTGATCGTGCGTCTTCTACTTTGTCCGGCGGAGAGGCGCAGCGCATCAAGATGATTCGCCACCTGGGCTCGGCACTCAGCGATGTCACCTACGTTTTCGACGAACCGACCGCCGGCCTCCACCCGCACGACATCGATCGCATGAACCAGCTGCTGATTCAACTGCGCGACAAAGGAAATACCGTCCTTGTAGTCGAACACAAGCCGCAAACCATTGAAATCGCCGACCGCGTCGTCGAACTCGGCCCTGGTGCCGGCAACCACGGCGGCGAGATTTGTTTCGAGGGCACCGTAGATGAGCTGCGCCACGCATCCACTGTCACCGGCGAGCACCTCAAAACCCGTTTTACACTCAAGCTTGACGACGACATCCGCTCCCCACAAGGATTCATCGAAATCCGCGGTGCCAGCACAAACAACTTGCGCAACATTGATGTCGATATTCCCCGCGGAGTTCTGACAGTGTTAACTGGCGTCGCAGGATCGGGAAAATCGTCGCTCATCGCTTCATTGCCTCACGATGACAACACCGTGTGGGTGGACCAAGCAAGCATCACGGGCTCTCGCCGTTCAAACCCGGCGACTTACACTGGGGCTCTAGAGCCGATTAGGAAGGCGTTTGCCAAAGAGCACGGCGTGAAGCCTGCGCTCTTCTCCCCAAACTCCGAAGGTGCCTGCCAAAACTGTAAGGGCGCAGGCGTGGTGTATGTAGACCTGGGTTTCATGCAGGGCACCGATGTCGTGTGCGAGGTCTGCGAAGGCAAACGATTCGACGAAGCCGTCCTTGAATACGAACTCGGTGGTAAAAACATCGCCGAGGTGTTGAACATGTCTGCCGAAACCGCGGTTGAGTTCTGCACAGACAACAAGATCCGGACAGCGGCAAAAACTTGTCAGCACCTGATCGACGTGGGGCTTGGATATATCACATTGGGCCAGCCCCTCTCCACTCTTTCTGGTGGCGAGCGACAACGCCTGAAACTGGCAAGCCACCTCAACGACAAAGCAACTCTTTACGTTCTCGACGAGCCCACAACGGGACTCCATGTGGCCGACGTACAAGCGTTGGTAAGCCTTTTCGACCGCCTCGTCGATTCTGGGGCTACAGTTGTAGTGATTGAACACCATCCGGGCGTCATTTCTCAGGCGGACCACATCATAGACGTGGGACCAGGGGCAGGGTCGCAGGGTGGACGCATCGTAGTTCAGGGAACTCCGACCACGGTGGCGCAGCACCCGGATTCCGTGACTGGTCGCTACCTGAACCTGAGTACTTAA
- a CDS encoding 2-dehydropantoate 2-reductase produces MKIAIIGAGAIGAWYAGNLLKAGHDIAVVARGETLEAVRRRGLLVNSETPIPVPVFGHISQVERPDVVILAMKSTGQPMEDILAGLDPNSLVATTQNSVEAPLRVAQVVGKERTLPGVVRGYFHHVGPGAVEFHGGPCSYDFGTWDGAENLLVDELATVLQSAGIDATVRDDIFVDVWEKAMFVTTTGALGAATGHALGALRSEPWRGTLEAMMHEVAEAGRGVGVPLSGNVVQRTLAFGDAMPAESTTSMQRDIAAGIPGELDAQIGAITREGRRGGVATPLCDLVFHLLEEKFR; encoded by the coding sequence ATGAAAATCGCGATCATTGGGGCTGGCGCCATCGGCGCTTGGTATGCGGGAAACTTGCTCAAAGCGGGACACGATATTGCCGTTGTCGCACGTGGCGAGACTCTCGAAGCGGTACGACGCCGCGGGTTGCTGGTGAACAGTGAGACCCCAATACCGGTCCCTGTTTTTGGTCACATCAGCCAAGTGGAAAGGCCGGATGTCGTTATTTTGGCAATGAAGTCCACAGGTCAGCCGATGGAAGACATTCTTGCGGGCTTAGACCCCAATTCCCTGGTTGCAACGACTCAAAATTCGGTGGAGGCACCGTTGCGAGTGGCTCAGGTTGTCGGCAAGGAGCGTACTTTGCCCGGAGTGGTGCGCGGCTACTTCCACCACGTGGGACCCGGTGCGGTGGAATTTCATGGCGGGCCGTGCTCCTATGACTTTGGTACGTGGGACGGCGCTGAGAATTTGCTTGTCGACGAGCTGGCCACTGTTCTCCAATCCGCAGGTATTGACGCGACCGTGCGCGACGACATCTTTGTCGATGTGTGGGAGAAAGCGATGTTTGTCACCACGACGGGTGCGCTAGGCGCGGCAACGGGGCATGCGTTGGGAGCACTGCGATCTGAGCCGTGGCGTGGAACTCTGGAAGCGATGATGCACGAGGTTGCGGAAGCAGGGCGAGGCGTCGGTGTTCCGCTCTCCGGTAATGTTGTGCAACGCACACTCGCGTTTGGAGACGCGATGCCGGCGGAGTCCACAACCTCGATGCAACGCGATATAGCTGCGGGAATCCCTGGTGAGCTCGATGCGCAGATCGGTGCGATTACCCGAGAAGGACGCAGGGGAGGCGTTGCGACTCCGCTGTGTGACCTTGTCTTTCACCTCTTAGAGGAAAAGTTCCGCTAG
- a CDS encoding ABC transporter ATP-binding protein has translation MTKALEARGLSYHHAVRPDPAFTNVTFSVDRGQRVLITGDSGTGKSTLLHLIAGLLHDEEDGTHTGEITVNGSIGMVLQDPDSQVISTRVGDDVAFGCENLGVPREEIWPRVTHALDMVGLRVPLDHSTARLSGGQKQRHALAGVLAMGADIIILDEPTANLDPAGTLDVVDSIRRVCESTGATLIVVEHNPKPWLPIVDKLLHLEHDGIAEITTDELPTIPQLPPRKDIAPGTSIEVGARELRPYWGPARTFELPQGHSTVLTGPNGSGKTTIAAALAGLTPPHAGELYYSDELRQGLRNEPHKWKSQDLARRVGYVFQDPEHQFLMRTVAEELAVSGASQARQDELAERLRLTHLLQANPFTLSGGEKRRLSVVTALVNAPRFVVLDEPTFGQDTQTFTELVHLIRELTDQGVTVMSITHDEHFVASLGDHQVVLR, from the coding sequence GTGACCAAAGCCCTCGAAGCGCGGGGCTTAAGCTACCACCACGCGGTTCGGCCCGACCCCGCTTTTACCAACGTCACCTTTTCCGTGGATCGAGGACAGCGAGTACTCATCACAGGAGATTCTGGCACCGGGAAATCGACCCTCTTGCACCTCATCGCCGGTTTGCTTCACGACGAAGAAGATGGCACCCACACAGGTGAAATCACCGTCAACGGCTCCATCGGCATGGTCCTGCAGGACCCCGACAGTCAGGTGATCTCTACGCGGGTGGGCGATGATGTCGCATTCGGCTGCGAAAATCTCGGAGTTCCGCGCGAAGAAATCTGGCCTCGTGTGACCCACGCGCTTGACATGGTTGGTCTACGGGTGCCACTTGATCATTCGACTGCCCGACTTTCTGGTGGGCAGAAACAGCGCCATGCTCTCGCTGGAGTTTTGGCGATGGGTGCGGACATCATCATTTTGGACGAACCTACCGCAAACCTTGACCCAGCAGGTACGCTCGACGTCGTCGACTCGATCCGTCGCGTGTGTGAGAGCACTGGGGCCACGCTGATCGTCGTGGAGCACAACCCGAAACCGTGGCTGCCGATCGTCGATAAGCTGTTGCACTTAGAACACGACGGTATCGCTGAAATCACCACCGATGAGTTGCCCACGATTCCGCAGCTGCCCCCTCGCAAGGACATTGCACCGGGTACCTCCATCGAGGTCGGAGCGCGCGAGCTTCGGCCGTATTGGGGGCCGGCGCGTACCTTTGAGCTTCCCCAAGGCCACTCCACAGTGCTCACCGGCCCAAATGGGTCAGGGAAGACCACGATTGCCGCGGCACTCGCAGGTTTGACACCTCCGCATGCCGGGGAGTTGTACTACTCAGATGAATTGCGCCAAGGATTACGCAACGAGCCCCACAAGTGGAAATCCCAGGACTTGGCTCGGCGCGTCGGGTACGTGTTTCAGGATCCTGAACACCAGTTTCTGATGCGCACGGTGGCCGAAGAACTCGCGGTGTCGGGAGCATCGCAGGCGCGCCAGGACGAGTTGGCAGAGCGGTTACGACTCACGCATCTACTGCAAGCGAACCCGTTCACTCTGTCGGGCGGTGAGAAGCGGCGCCTCTCTGTAGTGACGGCTCTCGTCAACGCACCACGGTTCGTGGTACTCGACGAGCCGACATTCGGACAGGACACACAAACTTTTACCGAGTTAGTGCATCTGATTCGAGAGCTGACCGACCAAGGCGTGACCGTCATGTCCATTACTCACGACGAACACTTCGTCGCATCTCTTGGCGATCACCAGGTGGTGCTGCGATGA
- a CDS encoding energy-coupling factor transporter transmembrane component T family protein, translating into MNLLKDINPVTRLLGVMIFTSPLLFTLDWVSATVALVLIVVAAPLCGVGYGRLLKRGWPIFLAAPLAGIPMALYGKPGGETHFEFLLAHVTDNSLSLAGAISLRVLAVGLPVVLLSVDVDPTDLGDGLAQVLRLPAKFVLGTVAALRMLTLLRDDVEAMRSSRRSRGLADTNRVRYWFSLAFGLLVMSLRRASKLATAMEARGFARSGHRTWARESRLVGRDFIVLAVCALGAAVALGVAIYTGHFAFLGAL; encoded by the coding sequence ATGAATCTGCTGAAAGACATCAACCCGGTGACCAGATTGTTGGGGGTGATGATTTTCACCTCCCCTTTGCTGTTTACCCTCGACTGGGTCTCTGCGACGGTCGCGCTGGTGCTTATCGTCGTCGCAGCGCCCTTGTGTGGAGTCGGATACGGCCGATTGCTCAAACGCGGCTGGCCGATATTTCTTGCGGCCCCCTTGGCAGGAATCCCTATGGCGCTTTATGGCAAGCCGGGCGGTGAGACACATTTTGAGTTTCTACTTGCCCACGTGACGGATAATTCGCTCTCGTTGGCTGGGGCGATCTCTCTTCGTGTGCTCGCGGTAGGCCTTCCGGTCGTGCTGCTATCAGTGGATGTTGACCCGACAGATCTTGGCGACGGTCTGGCTCAGGTACTGCGTTTGCCCGCCAAGTTTGTCCTTGGCACTGTGGCAGCTTTGCGCATGCTGACTTTGCTTCGCGACGATGTCGAAGCCATGCGGAGTTCTCGCAGATCCCGTGGCCTAGCTGACACCAACCGAGTGCGCTATTGGTTCTCATTGGCATTCGGATTGTTGGTGATGAGTTTGAGGCGCGCCTCAAAACTCGCTACCGCCATGGAGGCGCGTGGGTTCGCTCGCTCGGGCCACCGGACTTGGGCGCGCGAGTCCCGACTGGTCGGGCGCGACTTTATCGTCCTTGCCGTGTGCGCACTGGGCGCTGCCGTGGCGCTTGGCGTTGCGATCTATACCGGGCATTTTGCATTCCTTGGGGCCCTTTAG
- a CDS encoding AAA family ATPase: MKTSRTIILVDGPSGSGKTTFANQLGEECGIRVVHLDDFYPGWSGLKEAAHMVVEDVLHPTSPGYTRWDWVKDEPAEWVALDPNADLIVEGVGALTQASVAAAKRLGEVLTVRITAPYEQRKRRALERDPGYAEFWDMWAAQERELYASEVPVQPDLVMQW; encoded by the coding sequence ATGAAAACCTCGCGCACAATTATTCTTGTCGACGGTCCCTCCGGATCTGGCAAGACAACGTTTGCCAATCAACTAGGGGAGGAGTGTGGGATTCGAGTAGTGCATCTCGACGACTTCTACCCAGGTTGGTCCGGTTTGAAAGAGGCAGCCCACATGGTCGTCGAGGATGTCTTGCACCCAACAAGTCCCGGGTACACGCGGTGGGACTGGGTAAAGGACGAACCCGCCGAATGGGTGGCGCTCGATCCTAACGCGGACCTGATTGTGGAAGGCGTTGGGGCGCTCACGCAGGCATCCGTAGCGGCTGCGAAGCGCCTTGGCGAGGTGCTCACCGTGCGGATTACAGCCCCGTATGAGCAGCGGAAACGCCGCGCCTTAGAGCGAGACCCTGGTTATGCCGAGTTTTGGGACATGTGGGCCGCGCAAGAAAGGGAGCTCTACGCGTCTGAGGTTCCTGTCCAGCCCGACCTCGTGATGCAGTGGTAG
- the arsC gene encoding arsenate reductase (glutaredoxin) (This arsenate reductase requires both glutathione and glutaredoxin to convert arsenate to arsenite, after which the efflux transporter formed by ArsA and ArsB can extrude the arsenite from the cell, providing resistance.): MSTIYHNPQCSTSRNALKMLHEHGEEPTVVKYLETPPSKSELKQLINDAGLSVHDAIRTREAEYKELGLSKDLTDDELLDAMVAHPRLIQRPIVVTDKGVRIPRPMELLSEIL, from the coding sequence ATGAGCACGATCTATCACAATCCGCAGTGTTCCACCTCTCGCAATGCATTGAAAATGCTCCACGAGCACGGCGAAGAGCCGACAGTGGTGAAGTATTTGGAAACGCCACCGTCGAAAAGCGAACTCAAGCAGCTTATCAACGACGCAGGCCTCTCCGTCCACGACGCAATCCGCACGCGCGAGGCGGAGTACAAAGAGCTCGGTTTATCCAAGGACTTGACGGACGACGAGCTCCTCGACGCGATGGTGGCACACCCGCGACTGATTCAGCGACCAATTGTTGTTACCGACAAGGGCGTGAGGATTCCTCGTCCAATGGAGCTTTTGAGCGAGATCCTCTAG
- a CDS encoding ECF transporter S component, which yields MNSRWRVIDVVTAPVLAVACGLIFWLWNSVGYAGFTALDALTPGFGGLVVGIWLIGGVLGGLIIRKPGAALFVEVVAAAVSAVLGSQWGPETLYSGIAQGLGAELVFLAFAYRRFTLPVAMLAGVGAGVGAFILELFTSANLAKTVEFNAIYLSCLVISGALLAGLLAHLLVKALARTGALDRFAAGKTK from the coding sequence ATGAATTCTCGTTGGCGCGTCATCGATGTTGTCACTGCACCTGTCCTCGCAGTTGCTTGTGGACTCATTTTCTGGCTATGGAACTCTGTCGGCTATGCCGGCTTCACCGCTTTGGACGCATTGACCCCTGGCTTCGGTGGCCTTGTCGTCGGTATTTGGCTGATCGGTGGCGTTCTGGGTGGGCTGATTATCCGTAAACCTGGCGCGGCCTTGTTCGTCGAGGTCGTTGCAGCTGCTGTCTCCGCGGTTCTGGGTAGCCAGTGGGGCCCTGAAACCCTGTACTCCGGGATCGCCCAAGGTCTTGGCGCAGAACTTGTCTTCCTCGCCTTTGCTTATCGACGATTCACCCTTCCCGTCGCCATGCTCGCAGGAGTTGGTGCAGGTGTCGGAGCATTCATCCTTGAGCTGTTCACCAGCGCTAACCTGGCAAAGACGGTCGAGTTCAACGCCATCTACCTTTCCTGCCTAGTAATCTCTGGTGCGCTGCTGGCCGGACTTCTGGCTCATCTCCTGGTCAAAGCCCTGGCTCGCACCGGCGCACTGGATCGGTTTGCAGCAGGTAAGACTAAGTGA
- a CDS encoding DUF808 domain-containing protein codes for MAGGLLALLDDVALIARAAASSADDVASLAAKTSVKAAGVVIDDAAVTPQYVSGITPARELPMIWRITKGSFVNKLIIILPIALLLSEFAPWMLTPILMLGGTYLAYEGAHKIVHKLSRDEHEAVEKAENKSGADEDSMVKSAIMTDLILSAEIMVISLNEIAAEGIWMRAAVLAVVAILITVAVYGAVGLLVKMDDIGLHMITSGKNEKLGRALVNGMPIVLSVIGVVGTIAMLWVGGHIMVVGFEEFGWAWPYETIHGWENAVGGGALGWFANTGGSFIVGLIWGLIIVALLAVIKLLIPGRKDDDEVTAPVESPAAASAAGSTATDLTEQD; via the coding sequence ATGGCTGGTGGCCTCCTCGCCCTCTTAGACGACGTTGCTCTGATCGCACGCGCCGCAGCATCTTCAGCAGACGATGTTGCATCCCTTGCTGCGAAGACTTCGGTAAAAGCAGCAGGCGTTGTGATCGACGATGCTGCAGTCACCCCGCAGTACGTATCGGGTATCACCCCAGCGCGCGAGCTTCCGATGATCTGGCGCATCACCAAGGGATCCTTCGTTAACAAGCTCATTATCATTCTCCCAATCGCGCTATTGCTGTCGGAGTTTGCGCCGTGGATGCTCACGCCAATTCTGATGCTCGGCGGCACCTACCTTGCCTACGAAGGCGCGCACAAAATCGTGCACAAGCTGAGCCGCGACGAGCACGAAGCAGTGGAGAAAGCAGAGAACAAATCTGGTGCTGACGAAGACTCCATGGTGAAGTCTGCGATCATGACAGACCTGATCCTCTCCGCAGAGATCATGGTGATTTCCCTCAACGAGATCGCTGCTGAGGGCATCTGGATGCGTGCTGCTGTGCTCGCTGTCGTCGCGATCCTGATCACCGTCGCTGTCTACGGTGCGGTGGGCTTGTTGGTCAAGATGGACGACATCGGCTTGCACATGATTACCTCTGGCAAGAACGAGAAGCTGGGCCGAGCGTTGGTCAACGGAATGCCGATCGTGCTGTCTGTGATCGGTGTCGTAGGTACCATCGCGATGCTGTGGGTCGGTGGCCACATTATGGTCGTCGGATTTGAAGAATTCGGCTGGGCATGGCCATATGAAACGATTCACGGTTGGGAGAATGCCGTGGGTGGCGGCGCACTTGGTTGGTTTGCAAACACCGGCGGATCCTTCATTGTGGGCCTTATCTGGGGCCTCATCATCGTTGCGCTGCTGGCAGTAATCAAACTGCTCATTCCAGGGCGCAAGGATGACGACGAAGTTACCGCGCCTGTCGAGTCCCCAGCGGCGGCTTCTGCTGCTGGTTCTACCGCAACCGATCTAACCGAGCAGGACTAG
- the zupT gene encoding zinc transporter ZupT, which produces MFSLSEILIAFSMTLLAGLATGIGGAIGVIRKEPGSRFTASALGFSAGVMVFVSLVEILPKGTESLVEIWGDKGGAWAGTIAFFAGIALIALIDRLVPEEINPHEPDSFHNADKLASRRARMMKAGMLTAVALALHNFPEGFATFIAALEEPSLAIPIVVAIAIHNIPEGIAVAVPLRAATGSRWKAWGWATLSGLAEPLGALVGFLILMPVMGPAAMGIAFAGVAGIMVFISLDELLPTAKETGEHHASTYGMIAGMAVMAVSLVLLG; this is translated from the coding sequence ATGTTTTCGCTCTCGGAGATCTTGATCGCTTTTAGCATGACGTTGCTCGCAGGTCTGGCCACGGGCATCGGCGGGGCTATCGGTGTGATCCGCAAAGAGCCGGGGAGCAGATTTACAGCCTCAGCGCTTGGATTTTCTGCGGGCGTCATGGTTTTTGTCTCACTGGTTGAAATCTTGCCCAAAGGCACGGAGTCGCTCGTCGAGATCTGGGGCGACAAAGGGGGAGCCTGGGCCGGTACCATCGCTTTTTTCGCCGGGATCGCGCTCATTGCACTAATTGACCGGCTCGTGCCAGAAGAAATCAATCCCCATGAGCCGGATAGCTTTCACAACGCAGACAAGCTTGCTTCACGACGAGCGCGGATGATGAAGGCCGGCATGCTCACCGCCGTTGCGCTAGCGCTACACAACTTCCCCGAGGGGTTCGCGACATTTATCGCAGCACTGGAGGAGCCGTCGCTGGCGATTCCGATTGTTGTCGCGATTGCCATCCATAACATTCCCGAGGGCATCGCCGTGGCGGTACCACTGCGAGCGGCAACCGGATCGCGGTGGAAAGCCTGGGGCTGGGCCACACTGTCAGGGCTTGCGGAGCCGCTCGGCGCACTTGTGGGTTTTTTGATCCTGATGCCGGTGATGGGGCCTGCGGCGATGGGAATCGCGTTCGCAGGAGTGGCCGGCATCATGGTGTTTATTTCGCTGGACGAGCTGCTGCCGACAGCAAAAGAAACCGGCGAGCATCACGCATCTACGTACGGGATGATCGCCGGTATGGCAGTTATGGCGGTGTCGCTAGTCCTGCTCGGTTAG